The Sesamum indicum cultivar Zhongzhi No. 13 linkage group LG6, S_indicum_v1.0, whole genome shotgun sequence genome has a segment encoding these proteins:
- the LOC105164183 gene encoding phospholipase A(1) LCAT3, which yields MLRDYCCCCCYGAPSFDSADIADRDPVLLVSGIGGSILHSKRKKFGFQTRVWVRILLADLEFKKKIWSIYNPETGYTESLDDSTEIVVPQDDYGLYAIDILDPSIFVKCLHLSDVYHFHDMIDMLVGCGYKKGTTLFGYGYDFRQSNRIGQLMDGLKERLETAYKASGGRKVNIISHSMGGLLVSCFISLYGDIFAKYVNKWITIATPFQGAPGCINDSILTGMQFVEGFESYFFVSRWSMHQLLVECPSVYEMLPNPNFNWKKQPEIQVWRKHSKEEEVSVVFESYGRYECVTLFEEALKNNELNYDGKTVALPFNFSILKWAAGTREVLDKTQIPEGVSFYNIYGTSFNTPFDVCYGSESSPIDELSEICHTTPEYSYVDGDGTVPSESAKADNFDAVERVGVSGSHRGLLKDEKVFQLIKNWLGVSEKTKTKVRRSKTSKVMDAC from the exons ATGCTCCGAGActactgctgctgctgttgctaTGGAGCTCCGAGCTTCGACTCAGCGGACATTGCCGACCGCGACCCGGTTCTGCTTGTGTCGGGTATCGGCGGTTCAATCCTCCATTCCAAGAGGAAGAAATTCGGGTTCCAGACACGGGTGTGGGTCCGGATTTTGTTGGCTGATTTGGAGTTCAAGAAGAAGATCTGGTCTATTTACAATCCTGAAACAG GGTATACGGAGTCATTGGATGATAGTACTGAGATAGTTGTGCCTCAAGATGATTATGGGCTTTACGCCATTGATATTTTGGACCCTTCGATA TTTGTAAAGTGTCTACATTTGAGCGACGTGTACCATTTTCATGATATGATTGACATGCTTGTTGGATGTGGGTATAAGAAAGGAACAACATTGTTCGGATATGGTTACGATTTTCGGCAAAGCAATAG AATTGGTCAGTTGATGGATGGCCTAAAAGAAAGACTTGAGACTGCATATAAAGCTTCAGGAGGAAGGAAAGTTAACATAATTTCACACTCAATGGGTGGATTGCTAGTGTCATGTTTTATATCTCTATATGGTGAT ATCTTTGCCAAGTATGTAAATAAGTGGATCACCATTGCCACTCCCTTCCAAG GTGCCCCAGGATGCATCAACGACTCTATACTTACTGGAATGCAGTTTGTTGAGGGTTTTGAAAGCTACTTTTTTGTATCAAGATGGTCAATGCATCAATTG CTGGTTGAGTGCCCATCTGTTTACGAAATGTTGCCAAACCCGAATTTCAATTGGAAGAAGCAACCAGAGATTCAAGTGTGGCGAAAGCACTCTAAGGAAGAAGAAGTTTCCGTTGTCTTCGAATCATATGGCCGTTATGAATGTGTGACTCTTTTTGAAGAAGCATTAAAAAACAATGAg CTAAATTATGATGGAAAAACAGTGGCTCTCCCTTTCAACTTCTCCATTCTTAAATGGGCTGCTGGTACCCGGGAAGTTCTCGATAAAACTCAGATTCCCGAGGGGGTTTCTTTCTACAACATATACGGAACATCTTTCAACACACCTTTTGATGTTTG CTATGGTTCAGAATCTTCTCCAATCGACGAGCTATCTGAGATATGTCATACAACA CCAGAATACTCCTACGTAGATGGTGATGGAACTGTCCCCTCTGAATCAGCAAAG GCGGATAATTTTGATGCAGTGGAAAGAGTAGGAGTTAGTGGAAGTCACCGGGGACTATTAAAGGATGAGAAAGTATTTCAGCTTATCAAGAACTGGTTAGGAGTTTctgaaaagacaaaaacaaagGTGCGCCGTTCCAAGACTTCTAAAGTTATGGATGCATGTTAG